In Lotus japonicus ecotype B-129 chromosome 5, LjGifu_v1.2, one genomic interval encodes:
- the LOC130718564 gene encoding transcription factor UPBEAT1-like: protein MGISSHPSFVPLSLKDLLQGTEESRNPSYGYLWSKLLAAKKSAKSRRPRGILMKRRRGGNRRGTVAIQKRVRTLKRLVPNSDSMGLDGLFRETADYILALQTRVRVMQVMVDVLTGYDD from the coding sequence ATGGGAATTTCTTCACATCCTTCTTTTGTTCCCCTCTCTTTGAAGGATCTGCTTCAGGGAACTGAAGAAAGCAGAAACCCCTCATATGGGTATCTGTGGAGCAAACTCTTGGCCGCCAAAAAAAGCGCCAAGAGTAGGAGGCCGCGAGGGATTTTAATGAAGAGGAGGAGAGGCGGTAACAGAAGAGGAACCGTCGCTATCCAGAAACGCGTGAGGACATTGAAGAGGCTTGTACCAAACAGTGATTCCATGGGGTTGGATGGGCTATTCAGAGAAACTGCTGATTACATATTGGCTTTGCAAACGAGAGTAAGAGTGATGCAGGTTATGGTTGATGTATTGACAGGGTATGATGATTGA
- the LOC130719891 gene encoding geranylgeranyl pyrophosphate synthase, chloroplastic-like: MSFVNLNTWARPSFVMNHATRSRSPTCYLFHGLRKIPISPIIPAKPQRYQLCSSSTVSAVMTKEETVEAEKEKSTFNFKSYMIQKATQVNQALDDVVSLQNPLKIHEAMRYSLLAGGKRVRPVLCLAACELVGGTEPMVIPAACTIEMIQTMVSSKIMNKKTQK; this comes from the coding sequence ATGAGTTTTGTGAATCTCAACACATGGGCACGCCCAAGTTTCGTGATGAACCATGCTACCAGATCCAGATCCCCAACTTGTTACCTCTTCCATGGCCTTAGGAAGATACCCATTTCGCCAATTATCCCCGCAAAGCCCCAAAGGTACCAACTCTGTTCTTCTTCAACTGTTTCGGCGGTGATGACCAAGGAGGAGACGGTGGAGGCTGAGAAAGAAAAATCCACCTTCAATTTCAAGTCCTACATGATTCAGAAGGCGACCCAGGTTAACCAGGCCCTCGACGACGTCGTTTCGCTCCAGAACCCTCTCAAGATCCACGAGGCCATGCGCTACTCCCTCCTCGCCGGCGGGAAGAGGGTCAGGCCGGTTCTCTGCCTCGCCGCCTGTGAGCTCGTCGGAGGGACCGAGCCCATGGTGATTCCAGCAGCGTGCACCATCGAGATGATCCAAACCATGGTATCAAGcaaaataatgaataaaaagACCCAAAAATGA